From Salmo salar chromosome ssa04, Ssal_v3.1, whole genome shotgun sequence, one genomic window encodes:
- the sept8 gene encoding septin-8 has product MAATDVDIFSNEEKRNLSLGGHVGFDSLPDQLVSKSVTQGFCFNILCVGETGIGKSTLMNTLFNTMFENEEASHYQNGVCMRPRTYDLQESNVHLKLTIVDTVGFGDQINKEESYKPIVDYIDTQFENYLQEELKIKRSLFNYHDGRVHICLYFIAPTGHSLKSLDLVTMKKLDSKVNIIPIIAKADTISKSELHKFKIKIMSELVSNGVQIYQFPTDDHAVTEINSSMNVSHSLTVFFLTIGIYGFNSCTLFPPFETSSVYRIDGELVEQQIS; this is encoded by the exons AATGAAGAAAAGCGTAATCTCAGTTTGGGTGGCCATGTTGGTTTTGACAGCCTTCCCGATCAGTTGGTCAGTAAATCGGTGACACAGGGTTTCTGCTTCAATATCCTCTGTGTAG GGGAAACGGGTATTGGCAAGTCGACATTAATGAATACGCTTTTTAACACAATGTTTGAGAATGAGGAGGCCAGCCACTACCAGAATGGCGTGTGTATGCGGCCCAGAACATATGACCTCCAGGAGAGCAACGTCCACCTCAAGCTGACTATTGTGGACACTGTGGGGTTCGGGGACCAGATCAACAAAGAGGAGAG ttATAAACCGATAGTGGACTATATCGACACACAGTTTGAAAACTACCTCCAGGAAGAGCTGAAAATCAAGCGCTCCCTCTTCAACTACCACGACGGGAGGGTCCACATCTGTCTGTACTTCATTGCTCCCACGGGGCATTCGCTGAAGTCTTTGGATTTAGTTACCATGAAGAAACTGGACAGCAAG GTGAATATAATCCCCATCATCGCTAAAGCCGATACAATCTCCAAGAGCGAGCTCCATAAATTCAAGATTAAAATCATGAGTGAGCTGGTGAGCAACGGAGTGCAGATCTATCAGTTCCCCACAGACGACCACGCAGTCACAGAGATCAACTCCTCCATGAATGtgagtcactcactcactgtttTTTTCCTCACTATAGGAATATATGGTTTTAATAGCTGCACATTGTTTCCTCCCTTTGAAACTTCCTCTGTGTACCGCATTGATGGAGAATTGGTAGAGCAGCAAATCAGTTGA
- the sept8 gene encoding septin-8 isoform X3 — protein sequence MAATDVDIFSNEEKRNLSLGGHVGFDSLPDQLVSKSVTQGFCFNILCVGETGIGKSTLMNTLFNTMFENEEASHYQNGVCMRPRTYDLQESNVHLKLTIVDTVGFGDQINKEESYKPIVDYIDTQFENYLQEELKIKRSLFNYHDGRVHICLYFIAPTGHSLKSLDLVTMKKLDSKVNIIPIIAKADTISKSELHKFKIKIMSELVSNGVQIYQFPTDDHAVTEINSSMNAHLPFAVVGSVEEVKVGNKTVRARQYPWGVVQVENESHCDFVKLREMLIRVNMEDLREQTHARHYELYRRCKLEEMGFTDTDPDCQPFSLQETYEAKRKEFMGDLQKKEEEMRQMFVSKVKETEAELKEKERELHNKFEQLKHMHQEEKRKVEEKRRDLEEEMNAFNRRKVAAETLSLAQPLKKDKDKKN from the exons AATGAAGAAAAGCGTAATCTCAGTTTGGGTGGCCATGTTGGTTTTGACAGCCTTCCCGATCAGTTGGTCAGTAAATCGGTGACACAGGGTTTCTGCTTCAATATCCTCTGTGTAG GGGAAACGGGTATTGGCAAGTCGACATTAATGAATACGCTTTTTAACACAATGTTTGAGAATGAGGAGGCCAGCCACTACCAGAATGGCGTGTGTATGCGGCCCAGAACATATGACCTCCAGGAGAGCAACGTCCACCTCAAGCTGACTATTGTGGACACTGTGGGGTTCGGGGACCAGATCAACAAAGAGGAGAG ttATAAACCGATAGTGGACTATATCGACACACAGTTTGAAAACTACCTCCAGGAAGAGCTGAAAATCAAGCGCTCCCTCTTCAACTACCACGACGGGAGGGTCCACATCTGTCTGTACTTCATTGCTCCCACGGGGCATTCGCTGAAGTCTTTGGATTTAGTTACCATGAAGAAACTGGACAGCAAG GTGAATATAATCCCCATCATCGCTAAAGCCGATACAATCTCCAAGAGCGAGCTCCATAAATTCAAGATTAAAATCATGAGTGAGCTGGTGAGCAACGGAGTGCAGATCTATCAGTTCCCCACAGACGACCACGCAGTCACAGAGATCAACTCCTCCATGAAT GCTCACCTCCCCTTCGCTGTGGTGGGGAGCGTCGAGGAGGTTAAAGTGGGAAACAAAACGGTGAGGGCCAGGCAGTACCCCTGGGGAGTAGTACAAG TGGAGAACGAGAGCCACTGTGACTTTGTGAAGCTGCGTGAGATGCTGATCAGGGTGAACATGGAGGATCTGAGAGAGCAGACTCACGCCAGACACTACGAGCTCTACCGCCGCTGCAAACTGGAGGAGATGGGATTCACAGATACAGACCCCGACTGTCAGCCGTTCAG TCTCCAGGAGACCTATGAGGCCAAGAGGAAAGAGTTCATGGGAGACCTGcagaagaaagaggaggagatgcgACAGATGTTTGTCAGCAAAGTGAAGGAGACTGAGGCAGAgctgaaagagaaggagagagag TTACACAACAAGTTTGAGCAGCTGAAGCACATGCaccaggaggagaagaggaaggtgGAGGAGAAGAGGCGAGACCTGGAGGAGGAAATGAACGCCTTCAACCGCAGAAAGGTGGCAGCTGAGACTTTGTCCTTAGCCCAGCCACTCAAGAAGGACAAGGACAAAAAAAA TTAA
- the sept8 gene encoding septin-8 isoform X2, giving the protein MAATDVDIFSNEEKRNLSLGGHVGFDSLPDQLVSKSVTQGFCFNILCVGETGIGKSTLMNTLFNTMFENEEASHYQNGVCMRPRTYDLQESNVHLKLTIVDTVGFGDQINKEESYKPIVDYIDTQFENYLQEELKIKRSLFNYHDGRVHICLYFIAPTGHSLKSLDLVTMKKLDSKVNIIPIIAKADTISKSELHKFKIKIMSELVSNGVQIYQFPTDDHAVTEINSSMNAHLPFAVVGSVEEVKVGNKTVRARQYPWGVVQVENESHCDFVKLREMLIRVNMEDLREQTHARHYELYRRCKLEEMGFTDTDPDCQPFSLQETYEAKRKEFMGDLQKKEEEMRQMFVSKVKETEAELKEKERELHNKFEQLKHMHQEEKRKVEEKRRDLEEEMNAFNRRKVAAETLSLAQPLKKDKDKKK; this is encoded by the exons AATGAAGAAAAGCGTAATCTCAGTTTGGGTGGCCATGTTGGTTTTGACAGCCTTCCCGATCAGTTGGTCAGTAAATCGGTGACACAGGGTTTCTGCTTCAATATCCTCTGTGTAG GGGAAACGGGTATTGGCAAGTCGACATTAATGAATACGCTTTTTAACACAATGTTTGAGAATGAGGAGGCCAGCCACTACCAGAATGGCGTGTGTATGCGGCCCAGAACATATGACCTCCAGGAGAGCAACGTCCACCTCAAGCTGACTATTGTGGACACTGTGGGGTTCGGGGACCAGATCAACAAAGAGGAGAG ttATAAACCGATAGTGGACTATATCGACACACAGTTTGAAAACTACCTCCAGGAAGAGCTGAAAATCAAGCGCTCCCTCTTCAACTACCACGACGGGAGGGTCCACATCTGTCTGTACTTCATTGCTCCCACGGGGCATTCGCTGAAGTCTTTGGATTTAGTTACCATGAAGAAACTGGACAGCAAG GTGAATATAATCCCCATCATCGCTAAAGCCGATACAATCTCCAAGAGCGAGCTCCATAAATTCAAGATTAAAATCATGAGTGAGCTGGTGAGCAACGGAGTGCAGATCTATCAGTTCCCCACAGACGACCACGCAGTCACAGAGATCAACTCCTCCATGAAT GCTCACCTCCCCTTCGCTGTGGTGGGGAGCGTCGAGGAGGTTAAAGTGGGAAACAAAACGGTGAGGGCCAGGCAGTACCCCTGGGGAGTAGTACAAG TGGAGAACGAGAGCCACTGTGACTTTGTGAAGCTGCGTGAGATGCTGATCAGGGTGAACATGGAGGATCTGAGAGAGCAGACTCACGCCAGACACTACGAGCTCTACCGCCGCTGCAAACTGGAGGAGATGGGATTCACAGATACAGACCCCGACTGTCAGCCGTTCAG TCTCCAGGAGACCTATGAGGCCAAGAGGAAAGAGTTCATGGGAGACCTGcagaagaaagaggaggagatgcgACAGATGTTTGTCAGCAAAGTGAAGGAGACTGAGGCAGAgctgaaagagaaggagagagag TTACACAACAAGTTTGAGCAGCTGAAGCACATGCaccaggaggagaagaggaaggtgGAGGAGAAGAGGCGAGACCTGGAGGAGGAAATGAACGCCTTCAACCGCAGAAAGGTGGCAGCTGAGACTTTGTCCTTAGCCCAGCCACTCAAGAAGGACAAGGACAAAAAAAAGTAA